DNA sequence from the Thiobacillus sp. SCUT-2 genome:
CTTCCGCCTGAAGAACCCCGGCATCATCTCGATTCCGCTGGGCTTCCTGATGGTGATCCTCGGCTCCCTGCTGTTCCGCGACAAGCGCGCGGAAGACATGTGGGACGAGCTCTACGTGCGCCAGAACACCGGCATCCACGCCGAGGGCGCAACCGCCCACTGACGTCGCCTTCGACGGCGTACCGTCAAGCCCCCGGGTTCCGGCCCGGGGGCTTTTTATTTGGAGGCGGTGCCTGCGCTAGACGGGGGCGGATTTGAGCCAGCGGGCCTGACGGCAAAAACGCAGCAGCTGCCGGAGCTGGGTCAGGCCCCGGGCGTGCGCCAGCGGCAGCAGCGCCAGCCATAGCTGCGCGGTGGCGTAGGCGTCGGCGAGCGCACCGTGGCGCTGGTAGACCGGGATGCCGAAGTGCGCGAGCCAGTCGTCCAGCGGCCGGTTGAATCCCGGGCCGGTGGGCAGCAGCAGCGGCGCGAGCAGCGCGAGGTCGAGCCATACGGCGGAATCCTTCAGTCCCAGCCAGGCCATGCTCGCACGCTCCAGCGCAACGCGGTCGAACGCCGCGTGGTACGCGAGCCGTGGGCGGCCGCCGGCGAATGCCAGCCAGTCGAGCAGCGCTGCGGCGGGCTCGGCGCCGGCGAGCTGTTCGCCGGTGGTGATGCCGTGCACGAGGATGTTGTCGCCGGTGGTCGCCTCGTGCTGCCGCAACCGCAGCTCGCACGCGGGCGTCACGGCGATGGCGCCGCCGGTCACCCTGACCGCGCCGATGGCGAGCAGCGGGTCGACGCGCGGATTGAGGCCGCCGGTTTCGACGTCGACCA
Encoded proteins:
- a CDS encoding 3'-5' exonuclease, which encodes MIWRFRPRPALDTTLAARLQEVTARPVREQGLNEDWIVVDVETGGLNPRVDPLLAIGAVRVTGGAIAVTPACELRLRQHEATTGDNILVHGITTGEQLAGAEPAAALLDWLAFAGGRPRLAYHAAFDRVALERASMAWLGLKDSAVWLDLALLAPLLLPTGPGFNRPLDDWLAHFGIPVYQRHGALADAYATAQLWLALLPLAHARGLTQLRQLLRFCRQARWLKSAPV